A window from Podospora bellae-mahoneyi strain CBS 112042 chromosome 1 map unlocalized CBS112042p_1, whole genome shotgun sequence encodes these proteins:
- a CDS encoding uncharacterized protein (EggNog:ENOG503PH97) codes for MCFGTPSSEKYYYHEEIVPARRPSSHHHHHNSRSSSRHPHHHHHRHHHHHVSPRTSGTYLCPPTTRTTVIVPSPRASMTSYRGESRGRSHGERVVEIERSSSRVETTRRY; via the coding sequence aTGTGCTTCGgaaccccctcctcagaaAAATACTACTACCACGAGGAAATCGTCCCCGCCCGCCGGCCAtcctctcaccaccatcaccacaacagcaggagcagcagccgacacccccaccaccaccaccaccgccaccaccaccatcatgtctCGCCTCGAACGAGCGGGACCTATCTGTGtccgccaacaacaagaacgaCAGTTATTGTTCCAAGTCCGAGGGCGAGCATGACGAGCTATAGGGGGGAGAGCAGAGGGCGGAGTCacggggagagggtggtggagattgAGAGGAGTAGTAGTCGGGTTGAGACTACTAGGAGGTATTGA
- the OST1 gene encoding dolichyl-diphosphooligosaccharide--protein glycosyltransferase subunit 1 (EggNog:ENOG503NXCK; COG:G; BUSCO:EOG092628A0): MSDSLGSPGSCGSQPAKRTGVFQQRKLFGDSCLAEGHGDAQEGLLRVQQTSAVFSAFLSLLSLASAASSDKGTSKSTLPSTFKPPQVFKNANLVHVVSVEKNYVKENINVVVENIDKKPQNEYYLPFTADQISRLGGVEVKDRKDTSAGPFVAEKVEFDPKSDTQYLRIRLPKPLAPGAQQTLGISYYILKAYSPLPAAIKQEEAQFLTYTFSAYVPSVYTTSKQKTEVKFPSANIPDYTKLPGSGDIKEFPQKQGTKLTYGPFDEKPAGAYEPIRVRFEFNRPVTHVARLERDIEVSHWGGNVAFEERYALYHRGANLSSLFNRVKWQQSQYYQQGNTHALKELKFPLRVGSVDPYYTDVIGNVSTSRFRSNKREASLEIKPRYPVFGGWKYPFTIGWNSDAKNFLRKTAAGGFVLNVPFLEGPKQNEGVEYEQVEVRVILPEGAENVKYVTSIPTQSITSADVEIHKTFLDTIGRTALVIKARNLVDDFRDRELVVSYDYPLSASLRKPFIVFSSAIAFFVAVWLVGNIELKFASSGHVAAKK, translated from the exons ATGTCGGATTCTCTTGGCAGTCCGGGAAGCTGTGGGTCCCAGCCGGCAAAACGGACAGGGGTGTTTCAGCAACGTAAGCTTTTCGGAGACAGCTGTTTGGCAGAAGGCCACGGTGATGCTCAGGAGGGTCTCTTGAGGGTCCAACAA ACATCAGCCGTCTTCTCTGCCTTCCTCTCGCTGCTGTCGCTAGCTTCGGCCGCCAGCTCCGACAAGGGCACCTCCAAATCAACACTCCCGTCTACCTTCAAGCCCCCACAGGTCTTCAAGAACGCCAACCTCGTCCACGTTGTTTCCGTCGAGAAGAACTACGTCAAGGAGAACATCAATGTCGTCGTAGAAAATATCGACAAGAAGCCACAGAATGAATACTACCTCCCCTTCACGGCCGATCAGATCTCGCGCCTCGGTGGCGTCGAGGTAAAGGATCGCAAGGACACCAGCGCCGGGCCATTCGTCGCCGAGAAGGTCGAGTTCGACCCCAAAAGTGACACCCAGTACCTCCGCATCCGACTTCCCAAGCCCCTCGCCCCCGGCGCACAGCAGACACTCGGCATCAGCTACTACATCCTCAAGGCGTACTCGCCCCTTCCCGCCGCCatcaagcaggaggaggcccAATTCCTCACCTACACCTTCTCCGCCTACGTTCCCTCGGTGTACACCACCTCGAAGCAAAAGACGGAAGTCAAGttcccctccgccaacaTCCCCGACTACACCAAGCTCCCAGGCAGCGGCGACATCAAGGAGTTCCCCCAAAAGCAGGGCACCAAGCTCACTTACGGGCCCTTTGACGAGAAGCCCGCCGGCGCGTACGAGCCCATCCGCGTCCGTTTCGAGTTCAACAGGCCAGTCACTCACGTTGCCCGTCTGGAGCGGGACATTGAGGTCAGCCACTGGGGTGGAAATGTTGCTTTTGAGGAGCGCTATGCTCTCTACCACCGCGGGGCCAACCTTTCATCGCTGTTCAACAGGGTCAAGTGGCAGCAGTCGCAGTACTACCAGCAGGGCAATACCCATGCGCTGAAGGAGCTCAAGTTCCCTCTTCGTGTTGGGAGTGTTGACCCTTACTACACTGACGTCATTGGCAATGTGTCGACCTCGAGATTCAGAAGCAATAAGCGGGAGGCGTCGCTTGAGATCAAGCCTCGTTACCCTGTCTTTGGCGGCTGGAAGTACCCCTTTACCATTGGGTGGAACTCGGATGCGAAGAACTTTTTGAGGAAGACGGCAGCCGGGGGGTTCGTGCTGAACGTGCCTTTTCTTGAGGGGCCCAAGCAGAATGAGGGTGTGGAGTATGAGCAGGTCGAGGTCAGGGTTATTTTGCCTGAGGGTGCTGA AAACGTCAAGTACGTCACCTCGATCCCAACCCAATCCATCACTTCGGCCGACGTCGAGATCCACAAGACCTTTTTGGATACGATTGGGCGGACGGCGCTGGTGATCAAGGCGAGGAACCTGGTAGATGACTTTAGGGACCGGGAGCTGGTCGTGTCGTACGACTACCCTCTCTCGGCCAGCCTGCGCAAGCCGTTTATTGTCTTTAGTAGTGCTATTGCCTTTTTTGTGGctgtgtggttggtggggaatATTGAGTTGAAGTTTGCGTCGAGTGGCCATGTTGCTGCTAAGAAATag
- a CDS encoding uncharacterized protein (EggNog:ENOG503Q41N) — protein MASSARKRPRQEPEDNRAECPFKIDVVNPDDKDSKRKSKKRKTEGEDEDATAKVNLQMSPFAPCGKFKKHETMDLYFKVSPPKKWTDMTRYNSFVLNGVKYFSEGFIYVANDSSIERQKAANDNKPMQIRKKSDDDWVARILEIRASDEHHVYARIYWMYWPDELPAGTLDGKKFVQGRQPYHGMNELVASNHMDIINVVSVTSQATVRQWFEENDEEIQHALYWRQAFDVRSYELSSVDLVCLCNTPANPDRKLLGCTVEACKKWMHEECIIEDALQSTYKRLGADKPHLPPEPIKKAESEIEGQRPLSPSDTGAAVSAQHSIDVKAEVEPAENGSGNVDVKQTEEEDGPTAPEDAAPSSGRRSASAAAGTGTPSTKLVLKSASGRKGGKPKKKGEANGETSRPWEGLFEVTLNTEKNGPPVLEFRDLREGIVGGEKTWTEPVKCLLCATTVN, from the exons ATGGCTTCCTCCGCTCGCAAGAGGCCAAGACAGGAGCCCGAGGATAACCGGGCCGAGTGCCCATTCAAGATCGACGTCGTCAACCCAGATGACAAGGATAGCAAGAGAAAGTCAAAGAAGCGCAAgaccgagggcgaggatgaggatgccaCGGCCAAGGTCAACCTCCAGATGTCGCCCTTCGCGCCCTGCGGCAAGTTCAAGAAACATGAGACGATGGACTTGTACTTCAAGGTCAGCCCTCCGAAGAAGTGGACCGACATGACCAGGTACAACAGTTTTGTTC TCAATGGGGTGAAGTACTTTAGCGAGGGCTTCATCTATGTCGCCAATGATTCCAGTATCGAACGGCAAAAGGCTGCTAATGACAACAAGCCGATGCAAATCAGGAAGAAGTCGGATGACGACTGGGTGGCGCGAATTCTCGAGATCCGCGCGAGCGACGAGCACCATGTTTACGCTCGTATTTACTGGATGTACTGGCCAGACGAGCTTCCTGCAGGCACTCTTGACGGGAAGAAGTTTGTTCAAGGGAGGCAGCCATACCATGGAATGAATGAGTTGGTCGCGTCGAATCACA TGGATATTATCAATGTGGTCAGTGTAACATCTCAGGCGACGGTCAGGCAGTGGTTTGAGGAGAACGACGAGGAGATTCAACACGCGCTTTACTGGCGACAAGCTTTTGACGTCAGGAGCTACGAACTCTCG TCTGTTGATTTGGTTTGCTTATGCAATACCCCAGCGAACCCCGACAGGAAACTACTCGGGTGCACAGTGGAGGCGTGCAAGAAGTGGATGCACGAAGAGTGTATCATTGAAGACGCTCTCCAGTCAACATACAAGCGACTCGGTGCCGACAAGCCACACCTGCCCCCTGAGCCtatcaagaaggccgagagCGAAATCGAAGGCCAGCGTCCGCTAAGCCCATCCGATACTGGCGCCGCCGTTTCTGCCCAACATTCGATCGACGTCAAGGCCGAAGTAGAGCCAGCAGAGAATGGGAGCGGCAACGTGGATGTTAAGCAaacagaggaggaagatggtcCTACTGCTCCCGAGGATGCTGCACCCTCCTCAGGTCGTCGTTCAGCGAGCGCAGCCGCCGGCACAGGCACCCCCAGCACCAAGCTGGTTCTCAAATCAGCGTCGGGTCGGAAGGGTGGGAAgccgaaaaagaagggggaggcaAACGGAGAGACCTCACGGCCATGGGAGGGGCTCTTTGAAGTCACTCTCAACACAGAAAAGAACGGGCCCCCAGTGCTGGAGTTCAGAGACCTGCGGGAGGGCATCGTCGGTGGCGAAAAGACATGGACTGAGCCCGTCAAGTGCCTCCTCTGTGCAACAACGGTTAACTAG
- the ATG22 gene encoding Autophagy protein 22 (COG:P; EggNog:ENOG503NV9W) has product MAPRNNPDHHQLLRPPPAPRLFSRLSYASKKSFRSHSSSFEADDERSSDHSGEEYLMSVDNSRRSSMSSLFAHSYRPPRYPGEDTRPTSQKELAGWYAYAFAAEVYVICASFIPILLESLARENGVLLSDRTTPCGPSNDKNSADGGQCVVYVLGMEINTASFAMYTFSISVLLQALLVVSISCAADHGNYRKKLLLAFGWIGSGSVMLYIFVSRELYLFGALLAIISNTSLGASFVLLNSFLPLLVRHHPEVEHVAALDESDADEVEDESAADTDAERAMDDSTAALLPRQTSLGTPISKVRTREELTSTELGLSSQISAKGIGTGYLAALFLQCVAIFILIQMKNTTWSQRIVLFVIGAWWAIFTVPAAMWLRPRPGPPLPASSNHTGVRALFSYTIDAWKSLWRTMKLAGRLVDIMLFLGGWFLLSDAVATTSSTAILFAKTQLHMEPWALGMINVISTATGVLGAFSWSFISRKLNLQAHQTILACIALFELIPIYGLLGYLPFVKNWGVFGLQQPWEMYPLAAVYGVVLGGLSSYCRSLYGELIPPGSEAAFYALYAITDKGSSVFGPAIVGAIIDASGEIRPAFWFLAALVGFPAPLIWFIKVERGKREGKKLAEVIEGFKVGLSETDTSEGEGEGQRGILEGYETDR; this is encoded by the exons ATGGCTCCCCGTAACAACCCAGATCATCATCAGCTGCTgcgtccaccaccagcaccacgcCTCTTCTCCCGGTTATCCTACGCGTCCAAAAAGTCTTTTCGATCGCATTCATCTTCCTtcgaggccgacgacgagaggTCAAGCGATCATTCTGGGGAGGAGTATCTGATGAGTGTTGACAACAGCAGGCGGAGCAGCATGAGCAGCCTGTTTGCGCACAGTTACCGGCCGCCGAGGTACCCGGGGGAGGACACGAGGCCGACGAGCCAGAAGGAGTTGGCTGGGTGGTATGCGTATGCTTTTGCGGCAGAGGTTTATGTTATCTGTG CATCATTCATCCCAATATTGCTCGAAAGCCTAGCAAGAGAAAATGGCGTTTTGTTATCCGATCGGACAACACCTTGTGGGCCAAGCAACGACAAGAACAGTGCAGATGGAGGACAGTGCGTGGTCTACGTGCTCGGCATGGAAATCAACACGGCGAGCTTCGCCATGTACACCTTCAGCATCAGCGTGTTACTGCAGGCGCTGCTGGTGGTCAGCATAAGCTGCGCGGCAGACCACGGCAACTATCGGAAGAAGCTGCTTCTTGCGTTTGGCTGGATTGGCAGCGGGAGTGTGATGCTTTACATTTTCGTGTCCAGAGAGCTCTATCTTTTTGGCGCATTGCTGGCGATTATTTCGAATACTTCCCTAGGGGCGTCGTTTGTGTTGCTGAACTCGTTTCTGCCACTTCTTGTTAGGCATCACCCCGAAGTTGAGCATGTGGCCGCGCTGGATGAGAGTGATGccgatgaggtggaggatgagtcTGCCGCCGACACGGATGCTGAGAGGGCCATGGATGATTCGACTGCTGCTTTGCTACCGAGGCAGACATCGCTTGGGACCCCTATTTCGAAAGTGCGCACCCGGGAGGAGCTCACCTCGACTGAGCTCGGTCTGTCATCCCAAATCTCAGCCAAGGGGATTGGTACGGGTTACCTGGCCGCGTTGTTCCTACAGTGTGTCGCCATCTTCATTCTGATTCAGATGAAGAACACGACATGGTCACAACGGATTGTCCTCTTTGTCATCGGTGCATGGTGGGCTATCTTCACAGTCCCGGCTGCCATGTGGCTTCGTCCACGACCTGGCCCACCATTGCCAGCATCATCCAACCACACGGGTGTCAGAGCCCTCTTCTCCTACACCATCGACGCATGGAAGTCTCTCTGGCGTACCATGAAGCTGGCTGGACGGCTGGTAGACATCATGCTCTTCCTTGGCGGGTGGTTCCTCCTCTCTGACGCCGttgccaccacctcttccaccgCCATCCTGTTCGCCAAAACCCAACTTCACATGGAACCGTGGGCCCTCGGCATGATCAACGTCATCTCGACAGCCACCGGCGTACTCGGGGCCTTCTCGTGGTCCTTCATCTCCCGCAAACTGAACCTCCAGGCTCACCAAACCATCCTCGCTTGCATCGCCCTCTTTGAACTCATCCCCATCTACGGCTTACTGGGTTACTTACCGTTTGTCAAGAATTGGGGCGTGTTTGGACTGCAGCAGCCCTGGGAGATGTACCCGCTCGCGGCCGTCTACGGTGTTGTTCTCGGGGGCTTGAGCAGTTACTGCCGGTCGTTGTACGGGGAGCTGATCCCCCCCGGATCCGAGGCGGCGTTTTATGCTCTTTATGCTATCACCGACAAGGGCTCGAGCGTGTTTGGTCCGGCGATTGTGGGTGCCATCATTGATGCGAGCGGGGAGATTAGGCCGGCGTTTTGGTTCCTGGCTGCGCTGGTTGGGTTTCCGGCGCCGTTGATTTGGTTTAtcaaggtggagagggggaagagggagggaaaAAAGCTGGCGGAGGTGATTGAGGGGTTCAAGGTTGGGTTGAGTGAGACTGATACtagtgagggggagggggaggggcagagagggattttggaggggtaTGAGACTGATCGGTGA
- a CDS encoding uncharacterized protein (COG:S; EggNog:ENOG503P5JG) encodes MAAPPEVSHGRGGAGNINPDDTKYVDGEVVRVGAEGSHGDGAFSTGRGGAANIADTGKKQTVRADKDLVPEAAIRPSQDTDYHTGRGGAGNEYKDASKEHAKKVVDGETNPVGLADRLKRKILGVFKK; translated from the exons ATGGCCGCTCCTCCTGAAGTTTCTCACGGCCGCGGTGGCGccggcaacatcaaccccgaTGACACCAAGTACGTCGACGGAGAGGTCGTCCGTGTTGGCGCCGAGGGCAGCCATGGCGATGGAGCTTTCAGCACTGGTCGTGGAG GCGCTGCCAACATCGCCGACACTGGCAAGAAGCAGACCGTCCGTGCCGACAAGGACTTGGTTCCCGAGGCTGCCATTCGTCCATCCCAGGACACGGACTACCACACTGGCCGCGGCGGTGCTGGTAACGAGTACAAGGATGCCTCCAAGGAGCACGccaagaaggtggtggacgggGAGACGAACCCTGTCGGTTTGGCGGACAGACTGAAGAGGAAGATTTTGGGAGTGTTCAAGAAATAG
- a CDS encoding uncharacterized protein (EggNog:ENOG503P0FU; COG:O) gives MTRGPNRPIYVETAPVDDPLRIDPPDGTPNAQGKEKGKQANLAVSLPQNSPTTWLPPPQLENEELNDGEHFLVDYPVPETLSSYPPALKGIPDTIRTVVRSSIDAVFERARSEKEAAVALAQRVAQDTARQEEEEQATENQQMTEENELPAESLTTAVVVSPASRVEDQSLPSEAQTEPERPKLKPSRAWRRRVFSHRHLERYISQTGEKNKNHETPGSPSAFTRLTFKTLNRPSDGTKESREEIECTACLEPTKRADSVKAAICNHTYCKPCFEQLVLTGLQTEAQFPPKCCLNPIPCRTITKYTSRSTRKLYNEKSTEYATTDRIYCPIPNCGRWHDKTTIITPQTGTTTTPYLKCTKGHKMCPTCHQKAHKKTEYCPQDPDYLRTKAFIQESGWQKCHRCKRVVEHVSGCRHMTCPCGGQFCYVCGARWKTCFCTDRQVDVMKSKAAARRHEKQQQQQSEPASSSQASQPTTTPADESTLARLTQISEHSSLLTFIMTSITDHQSDILITSHSRETSQLVKSHALRRRSLNLNQSTALARMQNSHIAGVASLQKKHEGVEREFSLKVGEFPSDSIPDAGKSPEETKLQTGYITLNQKVRSTQNREMGMLKLEQIVEKGEKERELMRKKEKLEQELGQEARELRRRQVMEAEWGRLVWEERARILREMEEREREVVILEGGGE, from the exons ATGACAAGGGGACCGAATCGGCCTATTTATGTCGAGACCGCGCCAGTAGACGATCCGCTACGCATAGATCCACCAGACGGGACCCCGAACGCTCAAggcaaagaaaaaggaaaacagGCAAATCTTGCTGTCAGCCTTCCTCAGAACTCACCCACAACGTGgttaccaccaccgcagctTGAAAACGAAGAATTGAATGACGGCGAACACTTCCTCGTCGATTACCCCGTGCCAGAAACCCTTTCCTCGTACCCACCCGCGCTCAAAGGTATACCAGATACCATCCGCACGGTTGTACGATCATCGATAGACGCAGTCTTTGAACGAGCCCGTTCAGAGAAAGAGGCGGCTGTGGCATTGGCCCAGCGTGTGGCCCAAGACACGGCGAgacaggaggaagaggaacaGGCAACAGAAAATCAACAAATGACAGAAGAAAATGAACTACCCGCGGAGAGTTTGACAACGGCGGTGGTCGTTTCGCCTGCTTCTCGCGTGGAGGATCAATCACTACCAAGCGAGGCTCAAACCGAGCCAGAACGACCAAAACTCAAGCCATCCCGGGCCTGGCGTCGCAGGGTATTCTCTCATCGCCACTTGGAGCGGTATATATCTCAGACCGGCGAAAAGAATAAGAACCACGAAACTCCAGGATCGCCCAGTGCTTTTACCAGGCTCACATTCAAAACCCTCAACCGTCCCTCAGACGGCACCAAGGAATCCAGAGAAGAGAT AGAATGCACCGCCTGTCTCGAACCCACTAAAAGAGCCGACTCGGTAAAAGCCGCCATATGCAACCACACCTACTGCAAACCCTGCTTCGAGCAGCTCGtcctcaccggcctccaAACCGAAGCCCAATTCCCCCCAAAATGCTgcctcaaccccatcccctgCCGCACCATCACAAAGTACACCTCACGATCAACCCGAAAACTCTACAACGAAAAATCTACCGAATACGCAACCACCGACAGAATCTACTGCCCTATCCCCAACTGCGGCCGATGGCACGacaaaaccaccatcatcaccccccaaacaggcaccaccaccaccccctacCTCAAGTGCACCAAAGGCCACAAAATGTGTCCCACCTGCCACCAAAAAGCCCACAAAAAAACCGAATACTGCCCCCAAGACCCAGACTACCTCCGCACCAAAGCCTTCATCCAAGAGTCCGGCTGGCAAAAATGCCACCGCTGCAAACGCGTCGTAGAGCACGTGTCCGGATGTAGACACATGACCTGCCCCTGCGGCGGCCAGTTCTGCTACGTCTGCGGCGCCAGGTGGAAGACTTGCTTCTGCACAGACAGACAGGTAGACGTGATGAAATCAAAAGCCGCCGCGCGCCGGCATGagaaacaacagcaacaacagagCGAACctgccagcagcagccaagcttcacaacccaccaccaccccagctgATGAATCAACACTCGCGAGACTGACCCAAATATCCGAGCACTCCTCACTTCTCACCTTTATCATGACCTCGATAACGGACCACCAATCTGACATTTTAATCACGTCTCACTCCCGCGAAACATCCCAGCTCGTCAAGTCCCATGCCCTTCGCCGTCGCAGCTTGAATCTAAACCaatccaccgccctcgcccgCATGCAAAACTCCCACATTGCAGGTGTTGCCTCCCTTCAAAAGAAACACGAAGGCGTCGAAAGGGAGTTTTCTCTCAAAGTAGGGGAATTCCCCTCTGACTCTATCCCAGACGCAGGGAAATCACCAGAGGAGACGAAACTCCAGACTGGATACATCACCCTAAACCAAAAAGTGAGATCAACACAAAACAGAGAGATGGGGATGTTAAAACTGGAGCAAAttgtggaaaagggggaaaaggagagggAATTaatgaggaagaaggaaaaacTTGAGCAGGAATTAGGACAAGAGGCTAGGGAGCTGAGACGGAGGCAGGTTATGGAGGCAGagtgggggaggttggtttgggaggagagggcgaggattttgagggagatggaggagagggagagggaggttgttaTTTtagaggggggaggagagtaG
- a CDS encoding uncharacterized protein (EggNog:ENOG503P6N8; COG:S), which yields MRLSGLQKEVLGLYRQCLRECRKKPEATRNHFQTFAREEFDKSISLDKRDFSAIEFLLRKGRRQLEMYASPGVKDIRK from the exons ATGCGTCTCTCAGGTCTCCAAAAAGAAGTCCTCGGTCTTTATCGGCAGTGTCTTCGAGAATGCCGCAAGAAGCCGGAGGCCACACGGAACCACTTTCAGACCTTTGCTCG CGAGGAGTTTGATAAAAGCATCAGTCTAGACAAAAGAGACTTCTCTGCAATTGAATTCCTACTGCGCAAGGGTCGTCGCCAGCTCGAAATGTATGCATCACCAGGGGTCAAAGACATCAGGAAATAA
- a CDS encoding uncharacterized protein (EggNog:ENOG503P9B1) — MNPKQREEAATTTRTDPKTDSERTIDEFVRELEEFEKAFDRTRGSLLLLSTPSTTASVRTVRELLPWREEFWEAGLAVTSCEQKGQVRRYDEGGKKLGGSRTRRLDQFGGSNVPKVGAKGKGGLGMGVVKGVSSLDITLGAKELSFGTGVMEGVASLGSKESSSGTVVVYKPRRGMMADETEMKEGGSSSRNNEIYSGSSSTSVEPVKLAAVEKRVVRARASTVFLANKPLPVAPASSVAASSEDVGITVGSQSEVKPEGYQKLGSSSGSEKEPLLPLSEQRVNSSSGVRSVKGKEVDRGGGEDEKVLPALLPPRTAPQVRHGIKSDWQAGDSMVSAWRQLPTTIVEEREPSPEKEGRVLGEKGSIDQEQKLLMENKGVNPAHGLHKPAGVLKTKTELEAKGKGINTPMPTPAQGKTPVKAPFVTNRGVITKTPELLLPQTWEHHPLGTPSSFKRALDDVVRKLDAMEVRECSSPFGAVSSPTTMTITTSSSTKKRTSSSSGSKGKPPSPTTPAQRLQKAAMMRRERMDAEQQQQQQGANLPPSASIVQPVRSREYIPYMMPPPRGLGFRPSESNSSRGLGQGRNLRKGLFAGVGARETEDDRDISDEDVLKGLKIICAASADKEFDGLVRRETGLRLRRFLADLRTFEFLGGNGQVPGVGGGGRQQMGVMEKRRRDVQVERENRRRSIRGVHGLRGLGDGRNMKESKREGMGVRESVRDRDTRRSFRGLGNGLMR, encoded by the coding sequence ATGAACCCCAAGCAACGGGAAGAAgcagccacaacaacaagaaccgACCCCAAAACCGACTCTGAACGAACCATTGACGAATTTGTCCGTgagctggaggagtttgaaAAGGCGTTTGATAGGACTCGtgggtcgttgttgttgttgtctaCACCGTCAACGACGGCTTCGGTGAGGACGGTGCGGGAGCTTTTGCcttggagggaggagttttgggaggcggggttggcggtTACTTCTTGCGAGCAGAAGGGACAGGTGAGGAGGTatgatgaggggggaaagaagttgggggggagtaggacgaggaggttggatcAGTTTGGGGGGAGTAATGTGCCGAAGGTTGGggcgaaggggaaggggggtttggggatgggcGTCGTGAAGGGGGTTTCGTCTTTGGATATCACTTTGGGTGCTAAAGAGTTGAGTTTCGGGACGGGGGttatggagggggtggcctCTTTGGGGAGTAAGGAGTCAAGTTCAGGGACGGTGGTTGTTTATAAGCCGagacgggggatgatggctgaTGAGACGGAGATGAAAGAGGGGGGCAGCAGCTCGCGGAATAACGAGATTTATTCGGGGTCGAGTAGTACGTCGGTTGAGCCGGTTaagctggcggcggtggagaagagggttgttagggcgagggcgagtaCGGTGTTTTTGGCGAATAAGCCTTTGCCTGTTGCGCCGGCGTCGTCTGTGGCGGCGAGTTCGGAGGATGTGGGAATTACGGTGGGATCGCAGAGTGAGGTAAAACCGGAGGGATATCAGAAGCTGGGGTCTAGTTCTGGGAGTGAGAAGGAGCCGTTGCTGCCGCTTTCGGAGCAGCGGGTGAATAGTTCCTCGGGGGTGAGGtcggtgaaggggaaggaggtggataggggagggggggaagatgagaaggtgttgcctgcgctgctgccgccaaggACGGCGCCGCAGGTGAGGCATGGGATCAAGAGTGATTGGCAGGCTGGGGATAGTATGGTTAGTGCGTGGAGGCAGTTGCCTACTACTAttgttgaggagagggagccgtcgccggagaaggaggggagggtgttgggggagaaggggagtATCGATCAGGAGCAGAAGCTCTTGATGGAGAACAAGGGTGTTAATCCAGCGCATGGCTTGCACAAGCCGGCGGGAGTTTTGAAGACAAAGACAGAGTTGGAggcgaaggggaaggggattAATACTCCTATGCCAACACCAGCTCAGGGGAAGACACCGGTAAAGGCACCATTTGTCACTAATCGCGGCGTTATCACCAAGACACctgagcttctcctcccccaaacatGGGAACACCACCCCCTAGGCACGCCATCCTCCTTTAAGAGAGCGCTCGATGACGTGGTGCGAAAACTCGACGCGATGGAGGTGAGGGaatgctcctccccctttggTGCAGTGTCATCGCCAACGACAATGACAATCacaacaagcagcagcaccaaaaaaagaacgtcttcgtcgtctgGGAGCAAGGGGAaacccccttcaccaacaacaccggcgcagaggctgcagaaggcggcgatgatgagaagggagaggatggatgctgagcagcagcagcagcagcagggtgCTAACTTGCCCCCTTCTGCTTCTATTGTTCAACCGGTACGTTCACGGGAGTATATACCGTATATGATGCCGCCTCCtagagggttggggttcaGGCCGAGTGAGTCGAACTCTTCTAGAGGGTTGGGGCAAGGGCGGAATTTGAGGAAGGGGCTTTTTGCGGGGGTGGGAGCAAGGGAGACGGAAGACGACAGGGATATTTCTGATGAGGATGTGCTGAAGGGGCTGAAGATTATTTGTGCGGCGTCGGCGGATAAGGagtttgatgggttggtgaggagggagacggggttgaggttgaggaggtttttggcgGATTTGAGGACTTTTGAGTTTTTGGGCGGGAATGGGCAGGTGcctggggttggtggtggtgggcggcAACAGATGGGGGTTatggaaaagaggaggagggatgtgCAAGTTGAACGGGAGAATAGGAGACGGAGTATTAGGGGGGTGCATGGGTTGAGGGGTCTTGGGGATGGAAGGAATATGAAGGAGAGTAAGAGAGAGGGAATGGGAGTTAGAGAGAGTGTGCGGGATAGGGATACTAGGAGGAGTTttagggggttggggaatgGACTGATGAGGTAG